Within uncultured Methanoregula sp., the genomic segment CAGGATGGAAGTGTGGTTCTTGTTCATAACGGGTTCCTCTGAAAACGGTTTGTTTTCTCCTGTCATGGGATTTGGGGCTTCGCCTTGAAAAATGATTCTTATTGATTGTCTCCCGGTCAAAGTCCCGCTTGTTTTTAAAAGCAGCCGCAGAGTTCCGCCGGACCGCACAGACATTCATTCATACTCCGAAACGATGTCACCCGCAATCCGGAGGGAGGCCGGGCGAACCCGGGGTCCGGTGAGGTGGAGGTCGTTGTCACCAGATGGCCTTCCGACGGGCATCCGGGGGATGACCCCCAAATCCCGGCTGCCTTCTGGCACTATACCCGCTGCACCGGCGCACGGATCTTCCCGTTTTTCCGGAAAAAACGTTGGTTTTCGGGTGCCGGAAGGACCCCTTTTATTTTCGGACCATAGCGGCCTCCTGGAGCTCGTTGGGTCCCGGGACAGGCTACCGGGGCGTCCGGTTTTTGCGCATTTTCAAACGCTTCTAAATTGCACGGTTTTTTCGCGATTAAAACGGGTATTTTTAAGAAAAAACGATTTAAACAAAGAATTTTTCCGGCTGTTGGCACCATTTCCACTGCCGAATTTTTTTGGGATACGGCCCGGAAATCTCTCCGTCGGAGAATGATCCGTGGGGGACTTACGGTCTTCTCCCCATGGGGGTATATATGGAGAGGGCAGTTCCCGGGTGGGGGATGAGGGCGGCGGGGCCGGTTTAGTACCGGACCCGTCGTCAATAGCCGGAACTGTGGGACTGAAAATGGCAGGTACTACGCGATTACTTTTGAAAAAATCTGACAGCGATCCTCAAGGTTCCTTTCTTACCGGAATCCCCGTTTGAAATCCTCGACATCGATCCCGGCCTGCTTGAGGATCCCGATCAATGTTCCCTTCTTTAGTTCCCGGTGGAGCGGGACCGAGAAGACCCGCCATTCTTTTTGAACGACAATGTGGCTCGCAGACTGCCGCTTGATCTCGAATCCCTGTTTCGCAAGGTACTTGACCAGATCTTCTCCGGCAATGACCGGGAGTTTAAGCGACATCCGCCACTTCGACCTTGGAGATTTCGCGGTGATGCGCAGGAGATTTCTTGTGTAACTCTTCCCGCTGGACTTCGAGAACAAGTTCTATTGCTTCTTTGATATTGGCAAGCGCTTCTTCCCGGGTCTCACCCTGGCTGATCGCCCCGGGGATCTCGACGCACTGGACCGTGAAACCGCCTTCTTCCTGGGGTTCGAGCACCACCGTATATTTCATAGGTACTCATTATTCACGAAAGAGTATACAATTTTTCCTCTGGGATCCACGGTTTGGCAAGGGTTCCTTTCGTGCCGGCCGCATCCGTTGGGGCGGGGCCGGGCTTGCGGTGACTGGGCGGACCCGGTGCCGGGTTGGAACCGAGGCCGTCGTCAATTGCCGGAACCTAGAGCACTGAGGTCCATTGTAAAAAATATTTCAAAATCCTTATCCGTGTACTCGCGGAGAGAATCTATTGATGCTTATAGAAATTCGAATTGGTCCCGGAAAACGGAAAATCGCCAGTTGGATTTCTCATTTTTGTGATAAATGCCGAATCCCTGAAAATAAAATTCATCGAGTTCCGCATATCACTTTGTATGGAAGTTTTGCGGCAGATCATGGTCAAGTTGAAAGAATAAAATCCGTGCTGACAACTATCGGAAGAAAATATTCATTTTTACCCTTCACGATCGACGGTTTAGAATGCATTGATGGAGACAAAGGCATTGTTGTTTATTTTAAAATTGTTCCCTCACCGGAACTCAAACAATTTAGAGATGAACTAGCTTGGAACCTGCTTACCATAGTTCCCGATACCAAACCCTTTGATTTTGATAAGAATTTTCTTTTTCACTCTACATTGGCCTATAAGTTGTCCGAGTCGGAGTATAACCGGATATCAGAATATGTAAATTCAGTTGATTCAGCTTCCGATGATTTTATTATGCCATATTTTTATTTGCCAATGGCTGCGCTGCGGATCACTCTCCTCAATAACCAATCCCGGATTATTTGCGAATACGATCTCCTCCAGCAAAAACTGATGCCGAGATTGGAATCACTTAGTAAACATGAATGGCAACGGACTTCGAAATTATTCCGATTGAAAAAGGGAATCGAAGGGTATTACGAGTCCTCGGATTCGATTTATCTTTGCAGCGACCTTCACTTCGACCATTCTAATGTAATCAATTACTGTGCACGGCCATTTTTATCTTCCAATGTCCACGAGATGAATGCTGTACTCGTCAATAATTGGAATAACTGTGTTCAAGATTCGAATACCGTCTATTTTTTGGGCGATCTCACATTTGGCAGGGGAGCAAGACCTGCGGAATATTGGCTGTCAAAACTTCGTGGGAAAATTCAGTTTATTCGAGGAAATCACGAAGAATGTGTGAAAGACTCCCGGGAATCCGCCATCTTGAACCATAAGGATCACCGGTTCCTGCTTATCCATGATCCAAAATGTCGGCCAGCACAATGGGACGGCTGGGTAATACATGGCCATGTTCATAACAACGATATGAAGAATTATCCGTTCATTAACGGAGAGAAAAAGACAATTAATGTAAGTGCTGAACTTACGAATTACAGACCGGTTAGTCTTGATTACATTCTTTCCCTGGATCTTGATACCATTCAACGAATGGATACTATCGATAGCATTCCTCAACGGAATATCAGCGTTTGATCCTGCGTGTGAGTACGGCGGGGTCGGGATTGTTGGAATAGGCAGATTCGGGACCGTATTAAAGCCGAGTCCATTAAATTGTCATTAATTGTTTGGAAAATCACAAATTAAATGTAATAAAATTCTGACTAAATTGACGTGAAGAAATTTTATTCGCGAATTTTTGTGCCTCATCTCTTGTGAAACCTAATTCAAGGAGAATAAGATATTGAATTATTGCTTTCAGTTGCTGTGTTGCTTTGACAATATCTGTACCCGATAAGGCCTTTTTCTCTAAATTTGAACTGTAATGTGTGAGGTAATTTCTCGTATCGGTTACTTCTCGAGCAAAATGCTCACGATGGAAATTAAAAATAAAACCCAATTCACAATACTCCGAGAACAGCTCTTTAAGACGATAATATAAACTGGGTTCATTCGCGAAAGCTAGTTTAGGTTTGAGCCATGTTTGCTGATCTTCAGGCAAAGCATGAAGAATGCTTTGTGTCATCTTTCTGAATTCAGTTTTTTCCAAAAGTTCATTCTTTTTAAATCTTCTATGATAAGATTCAATAGCTTGAACTGCTCCTAAAAATTGGTTATTTATTGACATTTCTGGGTTGAAAAAAATTGAAAAATACAAATCAATCACAGGTTCGAGTTGTTTTTGTTTTTCAAACCATGTTTTTAATAGATCGCTGAATTTATTTTGAATATCTTTGTAGGTAAATAACATAAAAATGAAATGAATTTCTTTTTCAACTTCCATTTTTTTATCCAATTGCATGTAAATTCCGATCCATCGATCATATGCCTCCAATTTTTCCGATACAATCTCTCCAGAAAAATTGTATGGATATACTGGTGTCATAATGCCGAGGCTTAGGAAATATCGTATTTGAGTTATAATTTTCAAAAAATTCGATAATTTTTCTTCAGAATTAGACTCTATGGTAATTCTTGGAGTTTGAACAATTTTCACTTCAGATAACGGATTATAACTTGGTCCACTACGCCTGAAATCAATAGACATCGTGAATTGGTCATTTAATTTTACAATTATTGATTTTGGGCGAGAATATTCCACAATGAATTTGATATCATCCTTTTCATGATCCACTTCGTGGTCAACATGGAATCCAGATATTCCTAACCATTCAGTCAGATTGTTCAGACTGAAACTAATTTTTTTGAACTTTATTTCATCTACTGTTAAAAAATGATGAGAAATGTATGCAGCGGTACAGAAATAACCACTTTTTTGATATGAATAATATTCCGATGAATTCAACCTGCGGGTTCCACTTGGGCCCCCAGAGAAGGCACATCCATATAGCGTTATTTGTATTCCTTTTTCCGAAATTCCATTTATTATGTCACTGCAAGAAAAGGGAGAGCAATTTTTTTCGGAATTAAATTCGCTATTTAGATCTAATTTTATTCCCTCTCGATAATTGTATGATAAAGTACCGTTTATTCTATCATCAGGAAACTCTGGTTTCCACCAAGTGCCATCACAAAAAAATTTTTCCTTAAATTTATCCATTGTAATACTATTAACTTCTATATCTTCAATAATTCTTCTAACCGTGTCTAATTCAGATTCGCATAAAGTGAATTAATGAGTATAATAAGAACAGCCCGTTGTTATAGCTAGTACTAGTTGCAACCTTTTCTATAATCCTTCCCGAATGTAATCCCCCCCCTTCACTTTCACCATCCCCAATCCTCACTTCTATAAATACCGGAGCCAATCTGTACCCCACGTAAATGAAAGACATCATCATCAAAGGTGCACGCCAGCACAACCTCAAAAATGTCAGCGTCACGATCCCGCGGGACAAGCTCGTGGTGATCACCGGGGTCTCCGGCTCCGGGAAATCAACGCTCGCATTCGATACCCTCTACGCGGAAGGCCAGCGCCGGTACGCCTGAGTCCCTCTCCTCGTATGCCCGCCAGTTCCTCGGCATCATGCAGAAACCGGATGTCGATTCCATCGAGGGGCTCTCTCCTGCCATCTCCATAGAACAGAAGACCACCTCCAAGAATCCCCGGAGCACGGTCGGGACCGTCACTGATGTCGGGATCGCACCGGTGAAAACCTCGAAACCGTGTCGGGCAAATGTCGGGATTAACGGGATTATGAATGGTTTCTGGCGGGTTTGTTGCGGGTTTATCCGGACCTGAAACCATCGCCCGGATATTTCATTAACTATATTTCTTTCCCGATTAAATCTGACCGGTAACACGGCAGAATGTGCCGGGGGAATTCCTTGTGAGTAAGAAAAAGACGGACCTTGCGATCTCCGGGGAGCCGGAAGATTCGGATCTGCCATCACTGGTCCGGAGGATTGCGGATATCCACAATCAGCTGGTTGAACGCGCGACAAAAGCAGTGAATGTAAGCCTGACCCTGCGCAACTGGCTCATTGGTCTCTCGATCCAGAACTACGAGCTCGAAGGGAGGGACCGTGCCACGTACGGGGACCGGTT encodes:
- a CDS encoding type II toxin-antitoxin system HicA family toxin; translated protein: MSLKLPVIAGEDLVKYLAKQGFEIKRQSASHIVVQKEWRVFSVPLHRELKKGTLIGILKQAGIDVEDFKRGFR
- a CDS encoding type II toxin-antitoxin system HicB family antitoxin — translated: MKYTVVLEPQEEGGFTVQCVEIPGAISQGETREEALANIKEAIELVLEVQREELHKKSPAHHREISKVEVADVA
- a CDS encoding 2'-5' RNA ligase family protein; this encodes MLIEIRIGPGKRKIASWISHFCDKCRIPENKIHRVPHITLYGSFAADHGQVERIKSVLTTIGRKYSFLPFTIDGLECIDGDKGIVVYFKIVPSPELKQFRDELAWNLLTIVPDTKPFDFDKNFLFHSTLAYKLSESEYNRISEYVNSVDSASDDFIMPYFYLPMAALRITLLNNQSRIICEYDLLQQKLMPRLESLSKHEWQRTSKLFRLKKGIEGYYESSDSIYLCSDLHFDHSNVINYCARPFLSSNVHEMNAVLVNNWNNCVQDSNTVYFLGDLTFGRGARPAEYWLSKLRGKIQFIRGNHEECVKDSRESAILNHKDHRFLLIHDPKCRPAQWDGWVIHGHVHNNDMKNYPFINGEKKTINVSAELTNYRPVSLDYILSLDLDTIQRMDTIDSIPQRNISV
- a CDS encoding HEPN domain-containing protein translates to MDKFKEKFFCDGTWWKPEFPDDRINGTLSYNYREGIKLDLNSEFNSEKNCSPFSCSDIINGISEKGIQITLYGCAFSGGPSGTRRLNSSEYYSYQKSGYFCTAAYISHHFLTVDEIKFKKISFSLNNLTEWLGISGFHVDHEVDHEKDDIKFIVEYSRPKSIIVKLNDQFTMSIDFRRSGPSYNPLSEVKIVQTPRITIESNSEEKLSNFLKIITQIRYFLSLGIMTPVYPYNFSGEIVSEKLEAYDRWIGIYMQLDKKMEVEKEIHFIFMLFTYKDIQNKFSDLLKTWFEKQKQLEPVIDLYFSIFFNPEMSINNQFLGAVQAIESYHRRFKKNELLEKTEFRKMTQSILHALPEDQQTWLKPKLAFANEPSLYYRLKELFSEYCELGFIFNFHREHFAREVTDTRNYLTHYSSNLEKKALSGTDIVKATQQLKAIIQYLILLELGFTRDEAQKFANKISSRQFSQNFITFNL